The DNA region GGAATATTCTTATTACTGGCGTATTCCTCCACCCTGTCCCAATTACCACTCTACCTTCTATACCATCCAGGAAGTATTAGAATACACTACATATACTCTCACCACACAGTTATTTCAATAGATATTTGATTACAGCAACTGATAATAATTACTGTCCAAAAATGCATTGGAAGGTAGAATTTCCTGTGCTAACTGCCAGGAGTCCTGATCTGTGGCTGCCACCCTTCTTTGTAACATATTCTTGCATCATCTGGCATCTGCAGTTACAAAAACCACCCTAGTTAGGCTGAATGCTTGCTAATTTCCAAAAGGTTTTATCCCAGTCATGTTACTCAGAAGCAAACGGAGCACGTGGCTTCTTTGAGATTTCTTCTGCTGGAAGAGCTCTGATCCTACAATAATGAGCCAACGAAAGCTTACGGGACACAGAGAGGTTCTACTGAATCAGGACCCAAGTTATTACTAGGAAGAAAGATGGGTTTTCCAGGAACCCACAGTCCAGCAGAGGAGATGAGACTATTCACTAAAGAATAATTATGAACAATGTTAGACAACTGGAGTTCAGTGCCAAATTATGTGGTTCTAACAAAGAGATCGTGGGTTTCAGAGATGAGGGAAGAGACAAGAGCTAGAGTGGTTAGAGAAAGTTGACCATGGAAACCCTGGAAATGGATCTTTAGGGAAGGTGAGCTGACAAACTCCTCAGTGTAGACATGAATGAAGTATGTTTAGACCACCCCAGACTCATACCCTCCTGAGCCAATAATCATGCTTCCTTGAAATTCTGAGCAGACAATGCAGCCAGGTTTCAGCCCCTGATATGGGACTTGACATCAGGACTAAGGATGAGTGCATTGTAAAGAGAACTTCACCAGGAGTCCTAAGATCTGAGTTCCAGTCCTGATATTACCACTGAGTAACTTTAGGAATGGGGAGCCAATGGCCAAGAAAAACCAAGTTCATTCCCAGCAGAGTCTGCAGCTGAGCTTTGAGACAAACAAGGCTTACGCGTTTTCATGAGCTCCCAtaagatttgtttttattctctcaGAAGTGTGCAGAAGCTGAGATAATGAGCGTCTGCTGAAGTGTGGTCTCCCTGACCAGGCTGGCTTTTCTCTGGAGTCTCAGGGGCTATCCCAGGTGCCGATTCATAATTCAAGGAAAACCACGAGATCACTGCATCCCTCCCATAAAACTATCCACAAAGGCAATTTAAATATCCCACTAGTTTGCTTAGTAAGAAGAAAACCTAAAGTCAGTCAGCTACATACGTCTATTTGAGCAATCTTAGCTGCTTTCTACAAAATGCTTAAATAACCTTGGATTAGCTTCACTGCAAGCCCAAGATGAATCCAACTGAATTATTCCACCAGGTAATTAAGACTTAATTATTACCTTGTCTCTGAAGTAAGGTCCATGCAAACTAGAGAAGGTGAAACTGGCCAGAGAATCTTACCTTTGTCATCAGAACTTGTCGTCTGATAAGACCATGATCAGACTGGGATATCAGCTCTTATGTGAAATATACAAGTAAGATTGGatcagttttgtgtgtgtgtgtgtgtgtgtgtgtgtgtgtgtgtgtgtgtgtgttttggttggGGGGAATCTACAGCTTTAATCTCTTTGGGCTTTTGTGTCACTaggtaaattttagaaaatataaatagtttCATGTGGGAGGCATGGTACTAGACTGCAGAGCTTAGACAAGAGATTTTCCTGTAAATGACTCTACTTTCTGTAATTATGCTGGAGTAGAATTAATCATATGTACTAGGACTCTGGCTTTGGAATAAGATAGACCTGGATTAGACTCTGGCCTTTTTCATTGACCagtcatgtgaccttggacaaattacttaactatTCAGAGTCCTAGTCTCCTCAGGGACAAAATAATACACTGTTCATAAGATCACTGTATAAATTATATGAACTAATGTGTCTACAATGCATAATATCGTGATCAGCACAGAGAAGATGTTCAATAACTGGTTGCCAGGATTAGGAAAAGCAGCACAGCATGTTGGTTCAACACTCCAACTCTGGGGTCAGAGAACCAGGGTTAGAAtctaaacatcttttctttctaGCTGTGAAACCTCAAGCAAAACATTTAATGTCTCTAAACcttcgtttcctcatctgtaaactaaagataaatatttatccCTCATAATGTTATTGTCAagttgaaaggaaatgaaaaccttTAAAGTGCTTAGCATCTACCTGACTTGGAGCaagaactcagtaaatgttaacaaCAATATTTCGAGACACCGATTTCAGTAAGGTGAGAAATGTTAACTTTGTTGAGCTCCTTCACTCTCCCCAAGGGACTCGATCTTTGGAGGCAAAATGAAGAAGAGTTTGGAGAACGTCCCAAGTTAAAGTAAGTGTAAGGGTTGGGGACCATCCCTTCTGTAAAGGGTTCCTCCTGAATTAGAGGAGTCTTTTTCCCTATCCCCTCCAGAGGTCACATATTCTTTTATGTcacatattataatttaaatatatcacAAGTAATATTATCAACCTATAAATGTTCCTAGACTTTCTTAAAAGGGTCACTGGCCATAAACCATTGCTTTCCCTTTCATAAACTGTCCTGGGTTCAGGGAGTCAGTTGTTTCTCTCTACTCTGGGCCTCACCCAAGCTAATGGTACCCCAATCTCCTTCTTAAACAAGATCACACAAAACTGGGTGTCACCAGTCTGGTCCTAATATTTTTCCCTCtgggaaatattttgaaaattgccTTTCTGGAAAATAAGCAAACTCTACCGTATTAGATAAAAATCCATTCTAAGTTTTCAGGAATCATTATTatgttctcattttattattgaaaaaattgAGGTTCCAATTCGTTGAGCAGTTTTCCAAGGGTATATCAAGAGGGATATGGTCCAACTAAGTCTCCCTCaagttataaagaaagaaaaagaagaaaaaacatggaCCACAAAGAACTCCAAAATCAATCTTTATACTTGACGCCCATAGAAGTTGAGTATTTGCCTGATGGTTTTAGAGAGGCACTTTGATTTTAAAGGTTTGGGGCTCGGGTCTGCAGAAAGGGTCTTTCTTGTCCCCTAAGAAGAGAGCATGATAAGATGGAAAGAATACAGAATTTGGAGTTAGAATGTCCTAGGTTCAAATGTCTGTTCTGTTCCTTCTTAGGTATATAACAAGTTGGACAactttcttaacttctctgaactccACTTTGTTCATCCATAAAATAGTCATAGCTATACCCAGCTTGGAGGGCTTTAGGAAGGACTAGAGCTAATGTATGAAACAGGCCTTGCATGCATGTGCCACAAACTCAGTGTGATAGCATCTGCACCCCAACAATCTGCCACCTAATCTCTGGTCAGGAGCCTTGAACAATTGTGTCTCTAATCAGAGAGACCCCCAGGAATTAGCCATGAGATACATGTAAGATGGACTACAACAATTTCAGAATTAGATGCTGAGAAAAGTGTTGAAATTAACCAAGTTTTCTCATGATTTGAAGGTAAAAAAGCTCTGATTAACTGCAGGGACATTTCTTTGGTTCCATAGATTATAAAGATATAGGAAAATGCAGGGagacaacaaaataaatttattgctAAAAGGATTTGCCATCAACTAACTCTTCTGCTTCTACTTTCACTTGGAAGTAATTTTAGACAAATTAATCTCCCAAAGATTTAAATTCCTCATTGGTAAAAATAAGATCATAATACCTGCTTACAGGACTGTTTTTGGAATTAAATAATGTATGCAAAGCACTCACAGTCTCTAGTAGAATTGATAAGTAAAATATGTTATAAGCATACCAAGGAAGATCATAacaacatcagaaaaaaaaaaaactaaattttccaaaattacatAAACAAATCACAAAAATACGGTGTATGCTAAAAAATGGGATTTATGTCACAATATCATgtacacaaattttaaaacacaccATAGCCACTATATttttaacatacatatatttgtaaataaatatgaaaagaataaacATGGAAGGATATGTATTTTGAATACACTAGAGTGCACCCCTAAGAGGAACAGGGGAAGGAGTAAGAATGAGGCAGGactagcaaaaataataaaataaaataaaatgaaatgaaaaagagcCTTGCCCTGACCAGTGATGATGGTTTATCAGGAACTGAGGAATAAAAGCCCTTCAATTTTTTACCTAAGATCCCATAATATTATGTTTAGGTAACTATGAATCACTTGAATAGTGCTTGCATTTCTTTATATACTCAGTATTTAGTAGCTAAAGAGCCTAAATACCTAGACATATAAATCATGGATTGTGAGAAACAAAAGATTTAATGGTCATATAATCTAGCTCTGCCATATCATAGAACAGAAAGTGAAGTCCACGTTGAAGGGAAAGTAAACGTTTGAAGGTCACTCAGCTAATGAGTGCCTGTCGTAGAGGTGACAACCATAGAGCTTGAACCATACCATGAAGGCCTTCCAAAGAAGCTGACTTATCCCCAGACCCTGCTGCTGGAGCAAGGTGGATGGAATAGCCCTAGGACAGGTTTGACGTGATCTGTCAATGTCTGTCTCCCACTAGGACCCTGATTAGAGCTGAAGTAAGCTCCAGACCCAAGAACAGCTACCATGAGCCCTTTCATGAAAGTGTGTGCTGCTTGTCTCTCTCTACCCATGTGGTGAATAAAGCAGTCACAGTGATTCTACAGATGGGGCCTCATTACAAGTTCAAAACCTCTTCCTGGCAGGTCCCAGTGGAGTTAGACCTTAGGTGAAAGGGAAGTAAAAGAGGGATCCCATGGAAGCCAGAGGACCTGCCTGTTATCCCCATGTCAGCAGACAACTAATTATTTGACTTTGGGACAAGTCATTAACCTCTCTGTCAGTTGTCTCAATgccaaaataattacaatatctATCTTGTCCACTTTACAGGGGTGTGGAGGCAATAACAGACATTTATGGatataaaatgtatgaaagaAGGTAGAAAGAGGTATTATGATTAGTTTTTACTACTATGGATTTTATCAAAAATAGCAACCCCCATGTTGCCACAGCAAAGAAAATTCCTTGTTGTGCTACATGGAAAAAGAGTTTCTTAacaatctaatttttatattcatggCTTCATCAAACATAGTTCTAGATTCAAGGACTCTGAATTGGTAGATTCCAACCTAAGGAAATTGGGGGTGTGAGATGAGGGAGGCCAAGCAAATGGTTCAAGGGGAGCAGTGTAGGATAATGGAATCTGGAGACTTGGGTGTGGATCCTGGCTCCTCTACATGTGGGTCAACAGATGGTTTCATTTCTCTAATCTCCATTTCTCAAACACAAACAAGACTAATGTCACTTGTCCAGTAGGATTGTTGCCAGGTTTCCATAAAGTATTGTATATGGCAGGTCATGGGAGAGTAGAGATGCCTTTGAAAAATAAGAGATGGGAACCTGGGCTTCCATGCAAAGACTCCCAAGGAAGACTTTAGGCATTTTAATGAGTATACTGGATGGACTTGGAACATGGTTTATGCAGTATTACGAGGTGACTCAAATCTGCACCATATGGCAACAGGAAATCTTAGGAAATGCAAAATTTCCATGACTCAAATATAAGCAAactaaacataattattttaaccAATTTGGTAGATCAAAAGAAGGAGCATTCATTTGACTTGACGTTTGAAAGActctcccagaagcagaagtttaatgacatttccttttctgtgtatCCAATCACAATATTTAGTCTTTTTGTGTATGGCGTGTATGTAGTCATAATAGAGAAACACAACTTATTGATAGTAGAATCAACCCATAGTCAAAATATAGAGAAGACTTAAATTAGCAAGCATTCCCATATGAATGGGATAAAAGACTGATTTTTTTGTCAATGAGGTAGAacggagaagagaggaaagaacaaGGGAATAATTTCTTCATCTTACTAAGGATCAAATTTACTCAgtcaaaaaaataatatatatatatattattgaaagaaagatacaaatataTTACACGAAGATAGCAATATTAACAAAGTTCATGTGGGGTAAATGGACTATGTTTcagaacagaaaatcaatagcTACCATCTAAAATTGATggtaatagcaacaacaaaattagccaacattatttaactttatgtgctgggcactgatcTACACCTGTTACAggtattaacttatttaatatttaaaaggctACAAATTGAGTTCAGTGTATACTACTCGGGTGATGGATATACCAAAATATCATGAATCACCACTAAAGAGTTCATTTATGAACCAAATATCACCTGTTcctcaaaaatgtgaaaataaaaaataaaaagttatattcaaattcaaaaaagataataaatctattttctcttccttaaaaaaattaaaagagccCCACGACGTAGGCATATTTTTCTGTGTTACAAATGGGTGAATATGTTATTTTAAGAATGTATGAACTCCTCTACCCAACTTTGATTTAATGAAAAGTTGAGGCACAAAGGGGTTaggtaacttacccaaggtcaaaAAAAGGTAGCAGGCCCATGAGTTTGAACATATTATTTACAATCATGGTGTATAAAtaaccaaaaacatttttaatgcaaTATGTTGAAGATGATGGCCTCTGAGATGGGGTGGTGATGattaaagtagaaagaaagaCTTTTTGTTATCAGTTAATACTACTCGACTAGGCAATTTTTTTACTGCCCactaaataattatataataagaCAGAAAATATCATTGTGTACTATAAGGGAATGGAGGGCAGGAAGAACAGATTCATCAGCTTCCAACTTGTGAAAGGCTTTCATGAGAAGAAGTGATTAAAATTGCTGTGAGTATCTAGAAGGGGTAAAACTAAGGCCAGTATGTGAAAGGTACAGAAGGAGAAACCCTAGGTCCAAAAAGAGAATCAACAGGTGGAACTGTTCGCAGATGGAGACTCATATGACAACTGAGTGACCGTGTGGTGGGTATATGGTAAGTGAGACTCCAGCCCCAGATGGGATTGGAATAGATGCTATCTAGGTCTCTTCCAAAGCTGAGAATTGTGTGCCTCTTATCTTTACAGAAATTTCCAAATGTAAACTAGAATTAATTTGAATCAGAAATACCAGCTTCAGGCTCAGTTCCATAAAATGCAAGAGATGTCCAAAGAAAATCAGCCAGTTTcagaatttcttaaaaacaagCTTTACAAATAGGCCCAGAATTATAAGCCACACTTCCATCATAGAGGGAAATATTCTGTCCTTCACttctgaaattctttttatttcattctcatcCTCAGACCAACAGTCCATATTGTCTCCATGGCCAAGAATAATCTCACCACAGTAACCGAATTCATTCTCATGGGCTTTATGGACCACTCCAAATTGGAAATTCCCCTCTTCCTGGTGTTTCTGAGTTTCTACCTAGTTACCCTTCTTGGAAATGTGGGGATGATCATTTTAATCCAAGTAGATGTCAAACTCCACACCCCAATGTACTTCTTCCTGAGCCACCTCTCCCTGCTGGATGCCTGTTACACCTCAGTCATCACCCCTCAGATCCTAGCCACATTGGCCACAGGCAAAACGGTCATCTCCTACGGCCACTGTGCTGCCCAGTTCTTTTTCTTCACCATCTGTGCAGGTACAGAGTGCTTCCTGCTGGCAGTGATGGCCTATGATCGCTATGTTGCCATTCGCAACCCGCTGCTCTATATTGTGGCCATGAATCCCAGACTCTGCTGGAGCCTGGTAGTAGGAGCCTATGTCTGTGGGGTGTCAGGAGCCATGCTGCGTACCACGTGCACCTTCACCCTCTCCTTCTGTGATGACAATCATATCAACTTCTTCTTCTGTGACCTCCCCCCACTGCTGAAGCTTGCCTGCAATGACACAGCAAACATCGAGATTGTCACCATCTTCTTCGGCAGTTTTGTGATTTTGGCCAATGCCTTAGTCATCCTAATTTCCTATCTGCTCATCATCAAAACCATTTTGAAAGTGAAGTCTTCAGGTGGTGGGGCCAAGACTTTCTCCACATGTGCCTCCCACATCACTGCTGTGGCCCTTTTTTTTGGGACCCTTATCTTCATGTATCTGCAAAGTGGCTCAGGCAAATCCCTGGAGGAAGATAAGGTCTTGTCTGTCTTCTACACAGTGGTGATCCCCATGCTGAACCCTCTGATCTACAGCTTAAGAAACAAAGATGTAAAAGACGCCTTCAGAAAGGTCACTGGGAGACTCCAGGTGTCCCTGACCATGTagatctgagtgagaggaattttGCTTTAGTCCACTTTTTTCCCATATCAATATATCCTAATAGGCACCATCACTATATGCAACCTATACCTACAAACAGAGAAGACAGAAGGTAGGTACCACCAGGCACACAGGGAAACTACAACTGTGGTGAAATTAGTTTCCAGTCATTCCATGTTCTTTCTTCTTATCCCCGTCTTCCGCTTTCAATCCATTCCTTAGCACTCAGCAGTCTCTTGCTGTTCTCTAATGTCACAACTTACAGACTCTCAGGTTCCGGGAGGTCTTGAGTTTATTTCATTCATAAAGAATTTCATattctttatgttattttatgaatatatgaaCTCCTCTACTCAACTTTGATTTTATGAAAAGTTGATCCTCATTGCCTCTCCATATGGAAACATAGCTGA from Rhinopithecus roxellana isolate Shanxi Qingling chromosome 15, ASM756505v1, whole genome shotgun sequence includes:
- the LOC104677677 gene encoding olfactory receptor 9I1 codes for the protein MAKNNLTTVTEFILMGFMDHSKLEIPLFLVFLSFYLVTLLGNVGMIILIQVDVKLHTPMYFFLSHLSLLDACYTSVITPQILATLATGKTVISYGHCAAQFFFFTICAGTECFLLAVMAYDRYVAIRNPLLYIVAMNPRLCWSLVVGAYVCGVSGAMLRTTCTFTLSFCDDNHINFFFCDLPPLLKLACNDTANIEIVTIFFGSFVILANALVILISYLLIIKTILKVKSSGGGAKTFSTCASHITAVALFFGTLIFMYLQSGSGKSLEEDKVLSVFYTVVIPMLNPLIYSLRNKDVKDAFRKVTGRLQVSLTM